AAAGAAATTGCGGAAAAATCAGGATATTCACCAGCAACGGTTTCGCGCCTTTTGAATAATGATCAAAATTTATCGATCAGTCCAAGCACCCGCAATAAGATCATGACGGTGGCTAATGAGCTTGGCTATTGGAACAACCACAAGAAAAACTCTCAGCAGCAACCAATCCGTCCTAATCTTGCTCTATTGTATCGGGTAAGCGGTGAAGAACAACTACAAGATGAATATTTTGCGTTTTTGCGAAATGCAATTATTAAAGAAGTCGATGAGGCGGGAGCGCAGGTTGAAATCTTTAGTAATATCAAGGATTTGATTGCGGTGGCTGATTCGTTCCAAGGATTTATTGGCGTGGGTGCGGACCGGGTAACGCAGGACCAGCTTATCGAACTTCATCAATACTTACCACATGGAGTTTTTGTTGATATAAATCCGATGCCACAATTATTTGATTCCGTTCAACCTAACCTTGAATTAACGATTCAGGATGCTCTCCATCGCCTCGCCAAAGCAGGTTATGAACGAATCGGTTTCATTGGTGGAAAAGGACTTAATCTCAATAACGTCCAACAAGCTGATGCCCGTGAAATCGCCTTTCGTGAATTTACAGGGATGCAAGGGATAAAAGAAGCGCCATTATATGTGGACGGACCATTTAATGTTAAAAACGGTTATCAACTTGGTAAACGGGTTCTTGAACAAAGTGGTGGTAATTTACCAGAAGCCTTTATTATTGCCTCTGATACGTTAAGTGTTGGTGTTCTCCAGGCTTTTAATGAAGCAGGGGTAATTGTGCCACGTGATACTGTCGTGATTAGCATCAATAACAGTAAAGTTGCTAAGTATGTTTCACCGCCGTTAACGTCCTACAATATCAACCAAGAAACGCTTAGTCGGATGGCGATTAACCTTCTCCAAGATTTAATAACCCATCCCCAGCGTCCGCACGTTCATCTGACAGTAAATACCAATATTGTTTTTCGTAAAAGCTTTCCCAAAGAAAATAAGTAGATTATAAACATCATTGATTTGAAGCACATCTAAAACTGGGTATCGGTCATAGAAGAAATTCTGTACGTTCTAAACATTATTGATTTGAAGTACATCTAAAACCCCGTCAAACATTCCTCTCGTGTATTCTGAGTTCTAAACATTATTGATTTGAAGTACATCTAAAACTTGCATTGACACAACCTTGAAGCGGCTTCCGTTCTAAACATTATTGATTTGAAGTACATCTAAAACAGTAGAAGCGAATTGTGTTATTACTGCTACGTTCTAAACATTATTGATTTGAAGTACATCTAAAACAAGAAATTATTGCCGGTTCATTTGTTGGCGGTTCTAAACATTATTGATTTGAAGTACATCTAAAACAAAGAGGGTGCCGTTGATTTGTATAAGGGGGTTCTAAACATTATTGATTTGAAGTACATCTAAAACTCAAGTATTTCCAATCACCAAAGAATACAAGTTCTAAACATTATTGATTTGAAGTACATCTAAAACAGATCGTATTGATTACGTTTTTAATCGAATGTTCTAAACATTATTGATTTGAAGTACATCTAAAACTATGATCGCACTCTAGAGAACAACCTTTCGGTTCTAAACATTATTGATTTGAAGTACATCTAAAACGCTGGGATGGAGGAGGGATGAGAGTGGTAGGTTCTAAACATTATTGATTTGAAGTACATCTAAAACACGATTTACCTTCATGATACTTCCAATGATGTTCTAAACATTATTGATTTGAAGTACATCTAAAACACATACTTGCGACTATCGCCATCTAGTTTCGTTCTAAACATTATTGATTTGAAGTACATCTAAAACGCTACAGAAATGGTAAAAGAAAGTTGTTCAGTTCTAAACATTATTGATTTGAAGTACATCTAAAACCCCAGACAAGTCTTCCTATGACAGCCGTTTGTTCTAAACATTATTGATTTGAAGTACATCTAAAACTTGCGTAATGAATAGCGTACAATGCACTAGGTTCTAAACATTATTGATTTGAAGTACATCTAAAACAATTGAAGCTAGCTTTGCCCGTGCTGTTTTGTTCTAAACATTATTGATTTGAAGTACATCTAAAACTTGCGGCTGTAAAAGTGCCATTTTTCTTATGTTCTAAACATTATTGATTTGAAGTACATCTAAAACTTCTTCGTCAGCCATTTAATCGCCTACTTAGTTCTAAACATTATTGATTTGAAGTACATCTAAAACCAACGGCTTGTGCTATCAAATCAGTAACTTGTTCTAAACATTATTGATTTGAAGTACATCTAAAACTAGTAAATAGGATTTGAGCAACCTTTTTCCGTTCTAAACATTATTGATTTGAAGTACATCTAAAACTACCCTCACCAACGTCTGTTGTTAGCCCTAGTTCTAAACATTATTGATTTGAAGTACATCTAAAACTACCCTCACCAACGTCTGTTGTTAGCCCTAGTTCTAAACATTATTGATTTGAAGTACATCTAAAACTTAATGGTAACCAACGAATTGATTTTCTATGTTCTAAACATTATTGATTTGAAGTACATCTAAAACTGTAGCATTAGTTAATCACCGTCTCTTCTGGGTTCTAAACATTATTGATTTGAAGTACATCTAAAACGCAATTAACAACGTTTTTAACTGCATTTTCGTTCTAAACATTATTGATTTGAAGTACATCTAAAACTAGGTTCGGAGCAGGACTAATTAATTGGATGTTCTAAACATTATTGATTTGAAGTACATCTA
The genomic region above belongs to Limosilactobacillus reuteri and contains:
- a CDS encoding LacI family DNA-binding transcriptional regulator; protein product: MATIKEIAEKSGYSPATVSRLLNNDQNLSISPSTRNKIMTVANELGYWNNHKKNSQQQPIRPNLALLYRVSGEEQLQDEYFAFLRNAIIKEVDEAGAQVEIFSNIKDLIAVADSFQGFIGVGADRVTQDQLIELHQYLPHGVFVDINPMPQLFDSVQPNLELTIQDALHRLAKAGYERIGFIGGKGLNLNNVQQADAREIAFREFTGMQGIKEAPLYVDGPFNVKNGYQLGKRVLEQSGGNLPEAFIIASDTLSVGVLQAFNEAGVIVPRDTVVISINNSKVAKYVSPPLTSYNINQETLSRMAINLLQDLITHPQRPHVHLTVNTNIVFRKSFPKENK